AATGTTGATTAACTTTATATAGAGAATATACCACAAATGAGCAAGAATTCCAGATTAAAATGGTTCAAAGTTAAACTTTTGTGTCGAAACCTTAGCCTTTCTAGCGTAGCGGAAGAACTTAATATTACGGAAGATGAACTGATTTCTCTGGTTGAAGGCAAAACGAAAGACGATGCTTTTGCCAAATGGGTAAAGGATAACCTCGGAAAGCCTTATTGGTTATAACTAAAACGAGTTTCAGCCTGTAAATCGGCAAAGCCGCTTTTACGGCATACACTCCTAACAATAACTAAGGAATCACAAATGAGCAGGAAACAAGAAATAAACAATATACCTGTATGGATTGATGAAAATCAAGCCTGCTCTTTACTTGGAGTAAAATTAGAAACTTTAAGGAAAAACTGTACATCCGGCAAATATATTTATGAAAAAAACAAGTCTTTAAAAGAAAAAGTTGAGTACAAAATACTTTTAAGTTCTCTGCCGCAGCGGCTTCAAAATAAGTACAATCTATTAAATTCTGTTAATGAAACTGCTTTTGACCTTGATGTTGACCTTATGCTTTACAATAAAGCCCCGAATTGGGCTAAAAAACAGGCTGATAAACATGTTGTGGTTCTGACAAATTCAAGAGGTTTAAAAGGCAAAGAATTAAGACAATTTGTTAAAGTATGGAACGCTAAAAATCCTGATTTTAAAACTTCCTATTCAGGCATTAACGATGCCCGATTAAGATATGAACAAGGCGGAGTTTCAGCTTTATTAGCGCAATACGGCAAAACTGCAGGCGTTTCAAAAATAGAAGACAAATATTTTGAATACTTTAAAAACCTTTATCTCGTTGAAGGAGCGCCCTCTGTTTATTCTTGCTGGCTTATAACTCTTGGCTATGCAATGAGAGAAGACGGACTCACGAAAGAATCGTTTCCCGGCGAAGCCTCAGTTCGCAACTCATTCCCGAAGCATTTAAGTTTTAAAAGACGCATAAGAAGAGAAATACCTGTTTCGTCAATATATCTTGCAAGATACGGCTATTCTAAATGGAACAGAAAATATGCAAACTATGTCGAAAGAGATTATTCCGCTATAAGATGCGGGTCAGTCTGGGTCGCGGATCATGCGCAATTAGATATAGCCTGCGTAAATATTGACGGCAAAGTCAGTTTCCCTTGGGTTACGGCTTGGAGATGCTTTAAATCGGGCAAATGGCTCGGCTGGGTTCTTCAGCCTGATAATCCCAACTCTGATTATATATTCCAGTCGTTCTATTATTCGGCTGAAGAATACGGCATCCCTGATGATATTATTATCGATAACGGAAAAGATTTCAGGGCTAAAGACTTTGCCGGCGGAAGACGGAGTATAAAAATACCGGTCGAACAAATTTCTACAACGGCGATGCTCGGAAAACTCGGAGTTATTCCTCATTTTGCTCTTCCGTATAATGCTCAGACAAAACCGATAGAAAGAGATTTTCTTAAAGTCAAAACCCTTTTATCTAAACACGCTGTAGGTTACAGGGGCGGAAATGTTACGGAACGACCGGAAAAACTTAAAAAAGAAATTCAACAGGGCAAAATATTAAAATTTGAAGAACTGAAAGAAATTTTTGACGATTTTATCGTTAATGTTTTCAATAAAATGCCGTCTCAAGGCAAAAATCATAAAGGAAAATCTCCAGATGAATTGTTTGCAGAAGAGTTCACAGAAAAGCGAGTCGTATCAAAAGATGCCTTAATTCTTTTCTGCAAAAGAACTTCAAGAGAATTATCCGTCACTCAAAACGGCGTCAGAGATTCAGAACTTCAAATAACCTACTGGTCTGACTGGATGCTGGGCGTTAAAAGCGAAAAAGTCTATTTAAGACGCGATATTAAAAATTATGCAGAAGCCTGGATATTCAGATCATCCGATGATGAACTTTTAGGAACTGCATCTGTAAAAGAACTTGCTCCGGCTCTTGCTAAAGAAGAAATTTCCAAAGAGCAATTTAAAGAAATTATTGCAGATAAAAAACGCGGCAGAAAGATTGAAAAAGCTTACTCTCAAATAGAAGAGGTCGAGCTTAACGAAAAAATGCTGAATTATAAGGCGGTTTTAGGCAATAAAAATTATCCTTTAAATCCTAAAATCAGCAAAATGGCAAATACGTCAATGGATAAAGCTGTAAGAAAACAAAAAGCCGCGGAGAAAATTGGCACTCACGATTTATCGGCATTTATTGATGAACCTGCAGCCAAAGAAAAGATTTATCTCTTCGAAAGCGACAGAGAGATTGATGAAGCTGAAAAAGAATATTTTAAAAATAAAAAATTAATAGGAGCAGGGTATGGATCTTAGAGAAGAATTAAAAATAATAATGAAAGAAAAGAAGTACAGCTTTAAAGCTGTGGCAAGAGCTACTGCCGTTTCTTCGACAACTCTTAATCTCTGGGTTAACGATAATTACATAGGCAAATCAGATAAAATCGCTGATATTATCAGTAATTTTTTAAACAGAGAAAGAGAAAGAAGCTATAAAAGAAATATTCCCTGCGTTGAAACCTCTGTATTTAAACGAGTTTTTGAAATAGCAAGAATGTGCCATATCAATAACGAAATAGGCGTTTGCTACGGCGCTGCCGGCTTAGGTAAAACCGTTGCAGCCAAAGAATATACAAAGCATTATCTTGATTCGATTCTTATTGAATCAGACCCCGGCTTCAATACAAAAGCGCTGCTTATTGAATTTCACAAAAGACTGGGACTTTCAGGCAAAGGCAATATCTATAAAATGACGGATGAGGTTATTCAAAAAATACAGTACTCAAGCAGACTTATTATTATTGATGAAGCTGAAAATCTTCCTCATAAAGCGCTTGAACTTATAAGAAGAATTCACGATAAAACCGAAGTCGGCGTGCTTCTTATCGGGATGCCCGCTCTTGTTGAAAACTTAAGAGGCGAGAAGAATCAGTATGAACAGCTTTATTCGAGAGTCGGCGTTTCTAAAAAGCTTGAAAAATTAAACATAAATGATATTAATGCAATTCTTGAAATTACTTCTCAGAATACAGAACTGAGTGAAGTCTATCTTGAATATTCAAGAGGCAATACAAGGGTCTTATCAAAACTGATAATGAGAGCTTCAAGGGTGGCAACTGTCAATAAAATAGAATTGACGGGGCAAACAATTGCTGAAACATCTAAGATGCTTATTGTGTGAGGAAAAAGATGAATAAACTTGAAAAAATGTTCTGTACCACATTAATAATCCTCGCAATTTTCACTGCCGGCATTCAATTCGGAATTCACCACGGCAGAGCCTTGGAACGAGAGGAGCTGTTCGATGGTGACTGATTCTCAAATTAAAAAAATTCATACTCTTAAAAATGTTCTTAATCTTGATGATGAACTTTACAAAGAAATTTTGGCTAATTACGGAACTGAAACCTGTAAAGCTCTTTCGCCTCATCTTGCAGGCGAATTAATCGATAAGCTTGAAGAAATGGCGAAAGAGTCAGGAAGATGGATAATAAAAAAACAAAAATTTGAGAATTTGTCAAACAGATTAGATATGGCAACTCCTAAGCAATTAAGGATGATTGAATCTATGTGGAATCTGGTAATGACTGCTTATGCAGAAGAAAAGGAGATTAAATATGTAGATAAGAGAGAATTTATTACAAAATCGCTCAGAAAATTTCTGTTAAACAAATTCTCAGTGAGCGATCTTAGGTTTCTTGACAGTAAAACAGCTCGCAAAGTTATTAATACAGTCAAAGAAATTAAAAAACAATATTTAAACGTTATTTAAAAGCAGTTTGAAACAAATTAAAGGAGAAGTAAAAATGGAAACCTGCGAAATAATTGTAGGAATTATCAGAGCTCAAATCAGCAATATTAATGAAAAATTGATCCAATCAAAGATTGAATTTGCCGATTGCAATCTTAGCGACAACGAATGGCATAACAAAAACGAGAGGAAAATTGACTGCAAGATGTATCAGGCGCAAATAGAAATTCTTGAAAATATGGAAGGCATTATTACAGAAATATTGACCCAAGAACCGTCGGCTGTTGCCGCATAAAGTCGAAACCAAGAAGCCGCCTGCTCAGGCTTCTTGGTCTCAGGGTAATGCCCTGACTGATGAGACTAAAGAGGATTTATGAAAGAAAAACCCTGGCTTGATGAAATAAAAGAAGATGAAATGCCAAATGAAGAGCTTAAAACAGTAGCTTCTCTTTGCGGCGTTAAAACTGCTATAGACTTGATGAAAAATCTTCCCGGAACCATGATATTTATTCCCAATAAAGCTTTAATAAAATTAAGAAATAAATATATTTGTAAAAAATATGACGGAACTAAAAAATCACTGTTAATACTTTGCAAAGAACTTTCTCTGGCTGAAAGACAGCTGTATCAAATTATTAAAAATAATGAAAAATAATGACGCATCTTCCATTCATACCACTCTTCTCCTGCTATATACGGCAGGAGTTTTTTATACAAATAAATATGGTTCTATCTGAAAGTTTGTGGAAACATGTTTAATTTGCCACAGTAGAATATTTAATGATTAATTAAATTTTTTGCTGCTCGAATGCAACAAAATAGAAAATGAGTTACATTCAGAGTTTAAGACAAATTAAAACCGCTCGGGTATATTACAACCTGAAGAAGCGGAACAAGTCTTTATCTGAAATAAATTCAAAAAAGCAGAAACTCCTCTGTGTTTTTTACAGAGGAGTTCTGATTTTGCATTTACCGAGTATTTTAGTCTTTGATGATATTTATTTTACCACCGGCTTTTATTACGCCTGAATTAACAACATTTCCGGCTAAACTTACATTTTTTTTAGCTGTAATGTCATTGACACCTATATATGGGACTTTAACTAATGCACCGGAAGAATCTTTATTGCCTAAAATAACT
This region of bacterium genomic DNA includes:
- a CDS encoding Mor transcription activator family protein; protein product: MKEKPWLDEIKEDEMPNEELKTVASLCGVKTAIDLMKNLPGTMIFIPNKALIKLRNKYICKKYDGTKKSLLILCKELSLAERQLYQIIKNNEK
- a CDS encoding AAA family ATPase — its product is MDLREELKIIMKEKKYSFKAVARATAVSSTTLNLWVNDNYIGKSDKIADIISNFLNRERERSYKRNIPCVETSVFKRVFEIARMCHINNEIGVCYGAAGLGKTVAAKEYTKHYLDSILIESDPGFNTKALLIEFHKRLGLSGKGNIYKMTDEVIQKIQYSSRLIIIDEAENLPHKALELIRRIHDKTEVGVLLIGMPALVENLRGEKNQYEQLYSRVGVSKKLEKLNINDINAILEITSQNTELSEVYLEYSRGNTRVLSKLIMRASRVATVNKIELTGQTIAETSKMLIV
- a CDS encoding phage protein GemA/Gp16 family protein; amino-acid sequence: MVTDSQIKKIHTLKNVLNLDDELYKEILANYGTETCKALSPHLAGELIDKLEEMAKESGRWIIKKQKFENLSNRLDMATPKQLRMIESMWNLVMTAYAEEKEIKYVDKREFITKSLRKFLLNKFSVSDLRFLDSKTARKVINTVKEIKKQYLNVI